From the Papaver somniferum cultivar HN1 chromosome 2, ASM357369v1, whole genome shotgun sequence genome, the window CAATCTCCTAGAGCATGGTTTGGTAGATTTCGTCTTGCAATGAAGAAGTTCGGATATACCCAGAGTAACGCTGATCATACCTTGTTCCTTAAAAAAGTAGGTGACAAGGTAACTGCTCTTATTATCTATGTAGATGACATGGTGGTAACAGGAAATAACCCTGAAGAGATGAATAATCTAAAGAGTTGCTTGTATTCTGAATTTgatatgaaagatttgggaggacTTAAATATTTATTGGGAATTGAAGTCATGCGATCTGAGAATGGTATTTTCTTATCTCAGCGAAAATACGTGATTGACTTATTGAAGGAAACTGGTATGCTTGGTTATGAGCCAACTGGATCTCCCATGGAGCAGAATCGTGGTCTCGAAGAACATTCCAATCAAATATCAGCAGGCAAAGGTCAATATCAAAGGTTAGTTGGacgtttgatttatttttatcacaCAAGGCCTGATATTGCCTATGCCGGTAGTGTTGTAAGCACATTCATGCATAATCCGGGTCAACAACATATGGATGCAGTCATAAGAGTACTAAAATATTTGAAGTCTGCACCAGGTAAAGGATTAATGTTCTCAAAACATGGACATCTTGATGTTTCAGGTTACACCGACTCAGATTGGGGAGGCAGAGGTGACAGGAGAAGATTGACATCGGGGCATTTTACTTTTGTTGGAGGTAATTTGGTGAGTTGGAAATCTAAGAAGCAAAAGGTTGTTTCTTTCTCCAGTGTTGAAGCAGAATACAGGGCAATAGTGAAAGGCATTTGTAAATTGTTATGGTTGAAAAGGCTTATGAGGGAGTTCGGTTTTCCTCATGAAAAACCCATGAAGTTGTTTTGTGATAACCAATCAGCTATCAAAATCGCAGAGAATCTGATACAACATGATCGAacaaaacatgtggagattgatagGAATTTTATCTatgaaaaatttgaagaaaacataATTAAAGTACCATATGTCAGTACTACACAACAATTGGCCAATGTGTTAACCAAGGCCGTATCAAATACTATATTTAACGATAATATTATCAAGTTGGGCATATGTGATATGTACGCACCACCTTGAGGGAGAGTGTTGAATCATACAGTTAGATAATAGAATAGTGTTTAGATAAAAGTCTTACCATTTATGTTTTCTTCTCACCGTACACACCACCACCTAATTACAGTGGGTGCCTTATCTTGTATTTACTCCTCCATTTACTTTTGTTGATTACATATACCTCCTGTTAGGAGATGAATAATACATGAAAATATGAACCCTAAGTTTGAGTCTTTTCTTATTCTTGAAGCCCctttcaggatcgttacaccattTTCAAGTTCATCACATCATTCTTTAATAAGGGTTCATTATGAGTTTTTGGTTGGTGGGGAATCATTTCTTTATAATACTTTTTAGGTTCGTTGAGCCATATTCAAGATCGTTACATCGCTTTCAGGCTCATTACACAACTTTTAGAATCCTAAAGTCATTTATCCTTCAAAAAAAGGGGATGCGTGCAACTCGGTTCAACTTGTCAATCCAAGGATTTTAGGACTTTTTTCGCATGAGATAACTGCCACCTAGCACTTAATTGGTCGTTAGCCTTTTCTTCAAAAAACAAAACGAAGCGTATGTGGTCAAAGTGTAAAGCTATGGTCGACCAAAATTAACAAGAGAAAAGGCATCAAAATCGAATTGAAAGAATAGAGGATATTGAAAGAGACGCTGTTAAACAGGAGTACCTGAAACTCCATAATCCACATACTTGAACCATAACATAAgaaaaatgatttatgatttggaTTTCGTTTCTAGCGTATCTCAATTAAGTCAAAATGATGCATATGTTATTTGCAATTCTTAATCGGCTACAAACCACGAGAAAACCGCATAAACACGTGTACGGTGAGACCTATTCTTCTAGGAAAAATATGGGACCATTTGAGTATGCGGTTTTTATTTAGTCTGAAGTCACGGTTCACCAATGATTTTAGTTTTCAGAAAATCTTAAGTAACCACGTAAAAGAACTACGCAAAAACCGTGGCCTCACAGTGTTTTCATGTGGGGCCCAAAAATGGCCCATGCTATTCTCCCAATAAATGTGGGAGGACAGTTTTACCTTGTTTTCTTTTATAACGGTCTATGGAGAatcacaattttttttatgtGAGAATGTtataaatatccttcatttttgtTACCTTGCATAAATACCTCCGAAGggtaaaatatattatttttggaGTCAACTTATATAACGTTGTGTTCACTTGGAAAATAACTGGTGCTAATTGTGTCCATTTCTGAAAACAATTTAACCTTGTTCACTTTTCAAATGTAAGGATATTCTTTCAAAttgattaaaaatatattttgaaggCTGTATTTAAGTAAAGTTCCCTTTTTTTTATAGGACCAACTACGCTTAAAGGATTCAATCATTCCGGGACCCAGATTGTGCCCACCTAACAGTAACATTTTGACTAACTAAATTGGTCCTCTCCATTCTTCCAGTAGTTCCCTACGATAAGCCGCCGTAGAAGGAGGTGATAGAGGGCATGAACATTCCTTGCAATATCATGGTGATGCATATATATCCCaatcccaacgccatgaaaaCTTGTTTTTAAAAACCAATGCGTTATTAATGTTGATAAAGATATGCTTCATATCTACTCAACCAAGTACGACAACTTGTAGTAGTAAAAAGTAGTAAAATCATTCACCCATTTTcaagataaataaaataattaataatattactttctctcTGCAATCGAGAACCCATTTTCAATGCAAACTCGTCGTCTCCTCTTACTACATTCAACGTACACCTCCCAGCCTCTCCACTAAATACAAATCCACATCTTTCCATATCCCCCTCTTTCTTCATTCACTCAGTCtctcatctctctctctctctctgtattCACTGGAGCAGAGCAGTTGCACCATTCaataaacaaagaaaagaagaagagaaaagaaaagaaagggttTAACCGGCAAGTGTTCAATTGATGTATAGAAAGAGCAGAATGAAGAAAGAATTTGTATTTAGTTTGTTCTTGATTATTGTTTCTGTAGCAtcatcatcttcgatactgagaAAGAATCTGCCAATACTGTCATTTGATGAAGGTTATAATCATCTATTTGGAGATGATAATCTTGTGACTAATTCGAAAGATGATGATGGTAAAACGGTTAATCTTTTGCTAAACAAAAGAACAGGTTCAGGGTTTGTTTCTCAAGACCTTTATCTTCATGGGTTTTTCAGTGCTTCTATCAAATTACCAGCAGATTACACAGCTGGGGTTGTCGTCGCCTTTTACGTAAGTACATACTTCGATTGATTATTACAAAAGTCCTCtgttttttttattgattaatttggtTTTGCAGATGTCAAATGGGGATATATTTGAGAGAAACCATGATGAATTAGATTTTGAGTTCTTAGGCAACATAAGAGGAAAAGACTGGAAGATTCAGACAAATGTTTATGGGAATGGAAGCACAAATATTGGCAGAGAAGAAAGATATGGTCTCTGGTTTGATCCTTCTCAAGATTTTCATCACTACTCCATTCTATGGACTCAATCTCATATCATGTATGTCAATCACAACCCCCACCCCCCACTAATTTGTGTTTTCTTGTCCAaagttcatctcttttttttttctcaagataAGGCTATCAGATTTGTTTAGTATTTTTGCTGTTTTTTCCCACTACTGTTCTTgtcatttttctgatattttttcttgaAAAGGTAAAAATTCTTTATTCTTTATATTTTGGATACAGTAGATAATTTATTATGGATATAGTAAATAAATAATTTCTTGGCATGGTAAAAATTTGCAGAttttatgtggatgatatagCCATCAGAGAAGTGGAAAGGAGTGAAGGAATGGGAGGAGATTTCCCATCAAAGCCAATGTCATTGTATGCAACAATATGGGATGGTTCAACTTGGGCTACTAATGGTGGCAAGTACAAGGTAAATTACAGATATGCCCCTTACGTTGCGGAGTTTTCCGATTTGGTTCTTCATGGTTGCACGGTTGACCCGATTGAACTATCATCTCTGAATTGTGATATGTCAACCAACAATGTCGATCTTGAGGATATCACGAGTAGTTCAGATGAACGATTATTTAAACATACGACACTGTCGTCCGATCAGCGGGTTGGAATGATGAAGTTTCGAGAGAAACATTTGATGTATTCGTATTGTTATGATCACACTAGATACGCGTCCCCTCCCGCTGAGTGTGTGCTGGATAGC encodes:
- the LOC113350499 gene encoding probable xyloglucan endotransglucosylase/hydrolase protein 28 gives rise to the protein MYRKSRMKKEFVFSLFLIIVSVASSSSILRKNLPILSFDEGYNHLFGDDNLVTNSKDDDGKTVNLLLNKRTGSGFVSQDLYLHGFFSASIKLPADYTAGVVVAFYMSNGDIFERNHDELDFEFLGNIRGKDWKIQTNVYGNGSTNIGREERYGLWFDPSQDFHHYSILWTQSHIIFYVDDIAIREVERSEGMGGDFPSKPMSLYATIWDGSTWATNGGKYKVNYRYAPYVAEFSDLVLHGCTVDPIELSSLNCDMSTNNVDLEDITSSSDERLFKHTTLSSDQRVGMMKFREKHLMYSYCYDHTRYASPPAECVLDSRVAKRLRQFDPVTFGKPPTSHRGKGRHHPNRRADSVVTI